A genomic stretch from Arachis stenosperma cultivar V10309 chromosome 3, arast.V10309.gnm1.PFL2, whole genome shotgun sequence includes:
- the LOC130968985 gene encoding uncharacterized protein LOC130968985 → MKIFLSLTGFPAMANIFQPTNQYPPPIISVANVDASNTTINAVNHDGGSSPNVHSPNPPNPNVNISSPPLLPLPEFHSVVRVISEHQSTHYSMLLPSVFAAQAFSPRLDIVRICELHKPPIVMKLRWRSSRSSEAFLTRGWHKFSVEHGLRCGSVLRLSVSIDDEITMYITM, encoded by the exons ATGAAGATCTTTCTGTCATTGACGGGCTTTCCTGCCATGGCAAACATATTCCAACCCACAAACCAATATCCTCCACCTATAATTTCAGTTGCTAATGTGGATGCATCCAACACTACCATTAATGCTGTCAACCATGATGGAGGTAGCTCTCCCAATGTTCATAGTCCCAATCCACCCAACCCCAATGTGAATATTTCGTCTCCACCTTTGCTTCCACTCCCAGAGTTTCACTCAGTTGTGAGGGTTATCTCTGAACACCAGTCTACCCATTATTCAATG CTTCTTCCTTCGGTGTTTGCAGCCCAAGCATTTTCTCCAAGACTAGACATTGTACGTATTTGTGAACTCCACAAGCCACCTATTGTGATGAAGCTTCGTTGGAGGAGTTCTAGGTCATCTGAGGCCTTCCTTACAAGGGGGTGGCACAAATTCTCTGTTGAGCATGGATTGCGGTGTGGTAGTGTTCTGCGCCTAAGTGTTTCAATCGATGATGAAATCACAATGTACATAACTATGTGA